A portion of the Streptomyces coeruleoprunus genome contains these proteins:
- a CDS encoding NAD-dependent malic enzyme, producing MATAPSVSYSMTVRLEVPASGTAVSQLTTAVESSGGSVTGLDVTASGHEKLRIDVTIAATSTAHADEIVGKLRSIEGVVLGKVSDRTFLMHLGGKIEMASKHPIRNRDDLSMVYTPGVARVCMAIAENPEDARRLTIKRNSVAVVTDGSAVLGLGNIGPKAALPVMEGKAALFKRFAGIDAWPICLDTQDSDAIVEIVKAIAPGFAGINLEDISAPRCFEIEARLREALDIPVFHDDQHGTAIVVLAALTNALRVVGKAVGDVRVVMSGAGAAGTAILKLLIAAGVKHAVVADIHGVVHAGREDLVDAAPDSPLRWIADNTNPEGVTGTLKEAVRGADVFIGVSAPNVLDGDDVAAMADDAIVFALANPDPEVDPAIARQTAAVVATGRSDFPNQINNVLVFPGVFRGLLDAQSRTVNTDMMLAAASALAGVVTEDELNPNYIIPSVFNDKVAGAVAGAVRNAAKAASAAALDETAL from the coding sequence ATGGCAACGGCGCCCAGCGTCTCGTACTCGATGACGGTCCGGCTGGAGGTGCCCGCGAGCGGAACCGCGGTCTCCCAGCTCACCACGGCCGTGGAGTCCTCCGGCGGCTCCGTCACCGGCCTCGACGTGACCGCGTCCGGCCACGAGAAGCTGCGGATCGACGTCACCATCGCCGCGACGTCCACCGCCCACGCGGACGAGATCGTGGGCAAGCTGCGCTCCATCGAGGGCGTCGTCCTGGGCAAGGTCTCGGACCGTACGTTCCTGATGCACCTCGGCGGCAAGATCGAGATGGCGTCGAAGCACCCCATCCGCAACCGTGACGACCTGTCCATGGTCTACACCCCGGGCGTCGCCCGCGTGTGCATGGCGATCGCCGAGAACCCCGAGGACGCCCGCCGCCTCACCATCAAGCGCAACTCCGTTGCGGTCGTGACGGACGGCTCCGCCGTGCTCGGCCTCGGCAACATCGGCCCCAAGGCCGCGCTGCCCGTGATGGAGGGCAAGGCGGCCCTCTTCAAGCGCTTCGCCGGCATCGACGCCTGGCCCATCTGCCTCGACACGCAGGACTCCGACGCGATCGTCGAGATCGTCAAGGCCATCGCCCCCGGCTTCGCCGGCATCAACCTCGAGGACATCTCCGCGCCCCGCTGCTTCGAGATCGAGGCCCGGCTGCGCGAGGCCCTCGACATCCCCGTCTTCCACGACGACCAGCACGGCACCGCGATCGTCGTGCTGGCCGCCCTCACCAACGCCCTGCGCGTGGTGGGCAAGGCCGTCGGCGACGTCCGCGTCGTCATGTCCGGCGCCGGCGCCGCCGGTACGGCCATCCTCAAGCTGCTGATCGCGGCGGGCGTCAAGCACGCCGTCGTCGCCGACATCCACGGCGTCGTGCACGCCGGCCGCGAGGACCTCGTGGACGCCGCGCCCGACTCGCCGCTGCGCTGGATCGCCGACAACACCAACCCCGAGGGCGTCACCGGCACCCTGAAGGAGGCCGTGCGCGGCGCCGACGTGTTCATCGGCGTCTCGGCCCCGAACGTGCTCGACGGCGACGACGTCGCGGCCATGGCGGACGACGCGATCGTGTTCGCGCTCGCGAACCCGGACCCCGAGGTCGACCCCGCAATCGCCCGTCAGACGGCGGCAGTTGTGGCCACCGGCCGGTCCGACTTCCCCAACCAGATCAACAACGTCCTGGTCTTCCCCGGCGTCTTCCGCGGCCTGCTGGACGCCCAGTCCCGCACGGTGAACACGGACATGATGCTGGCCGCCGCGTCGGCGCTGGCGGGCGTCGTCACCGAGGACGAGCTGAACCCGAACTACATCATCCCGTCCGTCTTCAACGACAAGGTCGCGGGCGCCGTGGCCGGTGCCGTGCGCAACGCCGCGAAGGCGGCGTCGGCCGCCGCGCTGGACGAGACGGCGCTCTGA
- a CDS encoding HU family DNA-binding protein, whose translation MNRSELVAALADRAEVTRKDADAVLAALAETIGEVVAKGDEKVTIPGFLTFERTHRAARTARNPQTGDPIQIPAGYSVKVSAGSKLKEAAKGK comes from the coding sequence ATGAACCGCAGTGAGCTGGTGGCCGCCCTGGCCGACCGCGCCGAGGTGACCCGCAAGGACGCCGACGCCGTGCTGGCCGCGCTCGCCGAGACCATCGGCGAGGTCGTCGCCAAGGGCGACGAGAAGGTCACCATCCCCGGCTTCCTGACCTTCGAGCGCACCCACCGTGCCGCTCGCACCGCTCGTAACCCGCAGACCGGCGACCCGATCCAGATCCCGGCCGGCTACAGCGTGAAGGTCTCGGCGGGCTCCAAGCTCAAGGAAGCCGCCAAGGGCAAGTAA
- the murA gene encoding UDP-N-acetylglucosamine 1-carboxyvinyltransferase, with translation MTGTDDVLLVHGGTPLEGEIRVRGAKNLVPKAMVAALLGSEPSRLRNVPDIRDVRVVRGLLQLHGVTVRPGEEPGELVMDPTHVESANVADIDAHAGSSRIPILFCGPLLHRLGHAFIPGLGGCDIGGRPIDFHFEVLRQFGAKIEKREDGQYLEAPRRLRGTKIRLPYPSVGATEQVLLTAVLAEGVTELSNAAVEPEIEDLICVLQKMGAIIAMDTDRTIRITGVDKLGGYTHRALPDRLEAASWASAALATEGNIYVRGAQQRSMMTFLNTYRKVGGAFEIDDEGIRFWHPGGSLKAIHLETDVHPGFQTDWQQPLVVALTQAAGLSIVHETVYESRLGFTSALNQMGAHIQLYRECLGGSACRFGQRNFLHSAVVSGPTKLQGADLVIPDLRGGFSYLIAALAAQGTSRVHGIDLINRGYENFMEKLQELGAKVELPGARAV, from the coding sequence ATGACCGGCACAGACGATGTACTGCTTGTCCACGGCGGCACCCCGCTGGAGGGCGAGATCCGCGTCCGCGGCGCGAAGAACCTCGTGCCCAAGGCGATGGTCGCCGCGCTGCTCGGCAGCGAGCCGAGCCGGCTGCGCAATGTGCCCGACATCCGTGATGTCCGGGTGGTGCGCGGACTCCTCCAGCTGCACGGTGTGACCGTCCGTCCCGGCGAGGAGCCGGGCGAGCTGGTCATGGACCCCACGCACGTCGAGTCCGCCAACGTCGCCGACATCGATGCCCACGCGGGCTCGTCCCGTATCCCGATCCTGTTCTGCGGCCCGCTGCTGCACCGTCTCGGCCACGCCTTCATCCCCGGTCTCGGCGGCTGCGACATCGGCGGCCGGCCGATCGACTTCCACTTCGAGGTGCTGCGCCAGTTCGGCGCGAAGATCGAGAAGCGGGAGGACGGCCAGTACCTGGAGGCGCCGCGGCGGCTGCGCGGCACGAAGATCCGGCTGCCGTACCCGTCGGTGGGCGCGACCGAGCAGGTGCTGCTGACGGCGGTGCTCGCGGAGGGCGTGACCGAGCTGTCCAACGCGGCGGTCGAGCCGGAGATCGAGGACCTGATCTGCGTCCTGCAGAAAATGGGCGCGATCATCGCCATGGACACCGACCGGACGATCCGCATCACCGGTGTCGACAAGCTCGGCGGCTACACGCACCGCGCGCTCCCGGACCGCCTGGAGGCCGCGTCCTGGGCGTCCGCCGCGCTGGCCACCGAGGGCAACATCTACGTGCGCGGCGCGCAGCAGCGCTCGATGATGACCTTCCTCAACACGTACCGGAAGGTGGGCGGCGCCTTCGAGATCGACGACGAGGGCATCCGCTTCTGGCACCCGGGCGGCTCGCTCAAGGCGATCCACCTGGAGACCGACGTGCACCCCGGCTTCCAGACCGACTGGCAGCAGCCGCTGGTCGTGGCGCTGACGCAGGCCGCGGGCCTGTCGATCGTCCACGAGACGGTGTACGAGTCCCGGCTGGGCTTCACCTCGGCGCTGAACCAGATGGGCGCGCACATCCAGCTGTACCGCGAGTGCCTGGGCGGCTCGGCGTGCCGCTTCGGCCAGCGCAACTTCCTGCACTCGGCGGTCGTGTCCGGCCCCACCAAGCTGCAGGGCGCCGACCTGGTCATCCCGGACCTGCGCGGCGGCTTCTCGTACCTGATCGCCGCGCTGGCGGCCCAGGGCACGTCCCGGGTCCACGGCATCGACCTGATCAACCGCGGCTACGAGAACTTCATGGAGAAGCTCCAGGAGCTGGGCGCGAAGGTGGAACTGCCGGGCGCCCGCGCCGTCTGA
- a CDS encoding YqgE/AlgH family protein gives MTEVSSLAGRLLVATPALADPNFDRAVVLLLDHDDEGSLGVVLNRPTPVDVGDILEPWAPLAGEPGVVFQGGPVSLDSALGLAVIPGDEGPLGWRRVYGAIGLVDLETPPELLGPALGSLRIFAGYAGWGPGQLEDELNEGAWFVVESEPGDVSSPRPESLWRAVLRRQRSELAMIATYPDDPSLN, from the coding sequence ATGACCGAGGTGTCCTCGCTCGCAGGGCGGCTGCTCGTCGCCACGCCCGCGCTGGCCGACCCGAATTTCGACCGCGCGGTGGTGCTGCTGCTCGACCACGACGACGAGGGTTCCCTCGGCGTGGTCCTGAACCGGCCGACGCCCGTCGACGTCGGCGACATCCTGGAGCCGTGGGCGCCGCTCGCCGGCGAGCCCGGGGTGGTCTTCCAGGGCGGCCCCGTCTCGCTCGACTCGGCGCTGGGCCTCGCCGTGATCCCCGGGGACGAGGGCCCGCTGGGCTGGCGGCGGGTGTACGGGGCGATCGGCCTGGTCGACCTGGAGACCCCGCCGGAGCTGCTCGGGCCCGCGCTGGGCTCCCTGCGGATCTTCGCCGGGTACGCGGGCTGGGGGCCGGGCCAGCTGGAGGACGAGCTGAACGAGGGCGCCTGGTTCGTGGTCGAGTCCGAGCCCGGTGACGTGTCGTCGCCGCGCCCGGAATCCCTGTGGCGGGCCGTGCTGCGGCGGCAGCGCAGCGAGCTGGCGATGATCGCGACGTACCCGGACGACCCGAGCCTGAACTGA
- a CDS encoding DUF3039 domain-containing protein, producing MSTLEPERGAGTGTLVEPTPQVSHGDGDHERYAHYVQKDKIMASALDGTPVVALCGKVWVPGRDPKKYPVCPMCKEIYDSMGAGGDKDKGGKDKK from the coding sequence ATGAGCACTCTCGAGCCCGAGCGCGGGGCAGGTACGGGGACCCTCGTAGAGCCGACGCCACAGGTGTCGCACGGCGACGGCGACCACGAGCGCTACGCCCACTACGTCCAGAAGGACAAGATCATGGCGAGTGCCCTCGACGGCACTCCCGTCGTGGCACTCTGCGGCAAGGTCTGGGTCCCGGGACGTGACCCCAAGAAGTACCCGGTCTGCCCGATGTGCAAGGAGATCTACGACTCCATGGGCGCTGGTGGCGACAAGGACAAGGGCGGCAAGGACAAGAAGTAG
- a CDS encoding extracellular solute-binding protein, translated as MKRSARMTAIALAAVVLLSAACAPQTSAGGPVKDDGSGTVRVWLFREVGNEPKERVVDAAVADFEKRHAGTDVQVEYIPVESRAERIKAAFNDPRSAPDLVEYGNTDTAGYVRDGGLADITAEFTAWDETRDTDPAARASVTVDGKIYGAPLFVGVRALYYRTDVFEELRLTPPRTLAELNTTARAVHRARPDLYGIAVGGAYTYGALPFVWAHGGELARTDGTSHRAAVDSEAARAGIAAYTALFGDHNCPAAKCASMGGNATVTAFASGKAAMAIGGDFSHAAVEAGPVKGRYAVVPLPGRTPGSIAPAFAGGNNLGVLKSSSHRTLAVDLMKSLAGKAGQARLFDAMGFLPTYTDVRADAARRRPFVKPFTDTLAAGARFVPATPAWSRIDASLVLPTMFQEIVSGRKDVATAARDAARTMDAAFSAAGLDATR; from the coding sequence ATGAAGCGTTCTGCCCGGATGACCGCGATCGCCCTCGCCGCCGTGGTGCTGCTGTCGGCCGCCTGCGCCCCGCAGACCTCCGCAGGCGGACCGGTGAAGGACGACGGGAGCGGGACCGTCCGCGTCTGGCTGTTCCGGGAGGTCGGGAACGAGCCGAAGGAACGGGTCGTCGACGCGGCCGTCGCGGACTTCGAGAAACGCCACGCGGGCACCGACGTCCAGGTCGAGTACATCCCCGTCGAGAGCCGCGCCGAGCGGATCAAGGCCGCCTTCAACGACCCGAGGAGCGCCCCCGACCTCGTCGAGTACGGCAACACCGACACCGCCGGATACGTCAGGGACGGCGGACTCGCCGACATCACCGCCGAGTTCACGGCCTGGGACGAGACCCGGGACACCGACCCGGCCGCGCGGGCGTCCGTCACCGTGGACGGAAAGATCTACGGGGCGCCGCTGTTCGTCGGCGTCCGCGCGCTCTACTACCGCACGGACGTCTTCGAGGAGCTGCGGCTCACCCCGCCGCGCACCCTGGCCGAGCTGAACACCACCGCCAGAGCGGTCCACAGGGCCAGGCCGGACCTGTACGGCATCGCCGTCGGCGGCGCCTACACGTACGGCGCCCTGCCCTTCGTCTGGGCCCACGGCGGCGAACTCGCCCGCACGGACGGCACCTCCCACCGGGCCGCCGTCGACAGCGAGGCCGCCCGCGCCGGCATCGCCGCGTACACCGCGCTCTTCGGCGACCACAACTGCCCCGCAGCCAAGTGCGCGTCCATGGGCGGCAACGCCACCGTCACCGCCTTCGCCTCCGGCAAGGCCGCCATGGCCATCGGCGGCGACTTCAGCCACGCGGCTGTCGAGGCCGGCCCCGTGAAGGGCAGGTACGCCGTCGTGCCGCTGCCCGGCCGTACGCCCGGCTCGATCGCCCCCGCGTTCGCCGGAGGCAACAACCTCGGGGTCCTGAAGAGCAGTTCGCACCGCACCCTCGCGGTGGACCTGATGAAGTCGCTGGCCGGAAAGGCCGGTCAGGCCAGGCTGTTCGACGCCATGGGCTTCCTGCCCACGTACACCGACGTACGCGCCGACGCGGCCCGCCGCAGGCCCTTCGTGAAGCCCTTCACCGACACCCTCGCCGCCGGCGCCCGGTTCGTCCCCGCCACGCCCGCGTGGAGCAGGATCGACGCCTCGCTGGTCCTGCCGACGATGTTCCAGGAGATCGTCAGCGGCCGGAAGGACGTGGCGACCGCGGCGCGCGACGCGGCGCGCACGATGGACGCCGCCTTCTCCGCCGCCGGCCTCGACGCCACCCGCTGA
- a CDS encoding carbohydrate ABC transporter permease — MRVATRTRTTGRSGGWTPWLYLAPALVVLGGLLAYPIQQLGLISVLEYTQAQVSGGEPTSFQGLGNYRALFADPQFRQVLLATVLFAAACVISTLVVGCALAVLLTRIRALPRLALMLAALGAWATPAITGSTVWVFLFDPDFGPVNKVLGLGDFSWTYGRLSAFALVLLEVVWCSFPFVMVTVYAGIRAVPAEVLEAAALDGASQWRIWRSVTAPILRPVLVVVTVQSVIWDFKVFTQIYVMTGGGGIAGQNLVLNVYAYQKAFASSQYSLGAAIGVVMLLVLLAVTLVYLRLLRRQGEDL, encoded by the coding sequence ATGCGCGTGGCCACGCGCACACGCACCACCGGCCGCAGCGGCGGCTGGACCCCGTGGCTGTATCTCGCGCCCGCCCTCGTGGTGCTGGGCGGCCTCCTGGCGTACCCGATCCAGCAACTCGGCCTGATCTCCGTACTCGAATACACCCAGGCCCAGGTCAGCGGCGGCGAACCCACCTCGTTCCAGGGCCTCGGCAACTACCGCGCCCTGTTCGCCGACCCGCAGTTCCGGCAGGTGCTCCTCGCCACCGTGCTGTTCGCCGCCGCCTGCGTCATCAGCACCCTCGTCGTCGGCTGCGCCCTCGCCGTACTCCTCACCCGGATACGCGCCCTCCCGCGGCTCGCGCTCATGCTGGCCGCGCTCGGGGCGTGGGCGACACCCGCGATCACCGGGTCCACCGTCTGGGTGTTCCTCTTCGACCCCGACTTCGGACCCGTCAACAAGGTCCTCGGCCTGGGCGACTTCTCCTGGACCTACGGCCGCCTCAGCGCCTTCGCCCTGGTCCTGCTCGAAGTCGTCTGGTGCTCCTTCCCGTTCGTGATGGTCACCGTCTACGCGGGCATCAGGGCCGTCCCCGCCGAGGTGCTGGAGGCCGCCGCGCTCGACGGCGCGTCGCAGTGGCGCATCTGGCGCTCCGTCACCGCGCCCATCCTCCGGCCCGTCCTCGTCGTCGTGACCGTCCAGTCCGTCATCTGGGACTTCAAGGTCTTCACCCAGATCTACGTCATGACGGGCGGCGGCGGCATCGCCGGCCAGAACCTCGTCCTCAACGTGTACGCCTACCAGAAGGCGTTCGCGTCCTCCCAGTACAGCCTGGGCGCGGCGATCGGCGTCGTCATGCTGCTCGTCCTGCTCGCCGTCACCCTCGTGTACCTGCGTCTGCTGCGCCGCCAGGGAGAAGACCTGTGA
- a CDS encoding carbohydrate ABC transporter permease — protein MSVRPAPRPSALRFRRPGRLLAEAAALLTAALVAFPLYWMVLSALKPAGEIQSADARPWTLSPSLDSFRRVFGQQEFGRYFLNSLVVAGTVVVASALIAFLAATAVTRFRFRFRTTLLVMFLIAQMVPVEALTIPLFFLMRDLGQLNTLGALILPHIAFSLPFAIWMLRGFVKAVPESLEEAAAVDGASRARFLWRILFPLVLPGLVATSVFSFISAWNDFLFAKSFVISDTSKSTLPMALLVFFKPDENDWGGIMAASTAMTIPVLVFFVLVQRRLVSGLGGAVKD, from the coding sequence GTGAGCGTCCGCCCCGCCCCGCGCCCCTCCGCCCTCCGCTTCCGCCGCCCCGGCCGGCTCCTCGCCGAGGCCGCCGCCCTGCTCACCGCCGCGCTCGTCGCCTTCCCCCTGTACTGGATGGTCCTCTCCGCGCTGAAGCCCGCCGGCGAGATCCAGTCGGCGGACGCCCGGCCCTGGACCCTCTCCCCGTCCCTGGACTCCTTCCGGCGCGTCTTCGGCCAGCAGGAGTTCGGCCGGTACTTCCTCAACAGCCTCGTCGTCGCCGGCACCGTCGTCGTCGCCTCCGCGCTGATCGCCTTCCTCGCGGCGACCGCCGTCACCCGCTTCCGCTTCCGGTTCCGCACGACGCTGCTCGTCATGTTCCTCATCGCGCAGATGGTGCCGGTCGAGGCGCTGACCATCCCGCTGTTCTTCCTGATGCGGGACCTCGGCCAGCTCAACACCCTCGGCGCGCTGATCCTGCCGCACATCGCGTTCTCCCTCCCCTTCGCGATCTGGATGCTGCGCGGCTTCGTGAAGGCCGTCCCCGAGTCCCTGGAGGAGGCCGCCGCCGTCGACGGCGCCTCCCGCGCCCGCTTCCTGTGGCGGATCCTCTTCCCGCTCGTCCTGCCCGGCCTCGTCGCGACGAGCGTCTTCTCCTTCATCTCCGCCTGGAACGACTTCCTGTTCGCGAAGTCGTTCGTCATCAGCGACACCTCCAAGTCGACCCTCCCCATGGCCCTCCTGGTCTTCTTCAAGCCCGACGAGAACGACTGGGGCGGCATCATGGCCGCGTCGACCGCGATGACCATCCCGGTACTGGTCTTCTTCGTCCTCGTCCAGCGCCGCCTCGTGTCCGGGCTCGGCGGCGCCGTGAAGGACTGA